In Solidesulfovibrio fructosivorans JJ], a genomic segment contains:
- a CDS encoding aspartate kinase gives MRIIVQKYGGTSVKGLERMRLVLARVQKAHALGYKLVVALSAMSGETNRLLAQAREFSADPDPAELDVLVTTGEQASVALFTMLAKDAGLRARSLLGHQIPITTNSNFTRARIMEIDAPRLHAMLEGYDVLVVAGFQGVDCHGRVTTLGRGGSDTTGVALAAALEAEVCEIYTDVNGVYTTDPNLCSAARKLERISYDEMLEFSSQGAKVLQIRSVELAKKFNVPVRVRSTFTDDPGTLVTSEDTEMEDVLVSGIAYDKDQCRITVRNVKDTPGVAAAIFAPIAEAGILVDMIIQNTGRDGHTDMTFTVSRANLDKTLAILDHMRPEIGADDIQHDIHVCKVSVIGVGMRSHSGVASTMFTLLKKENINILMIATSEIKITCLIEEKYLELAVRTLHDAFGLGEGPAVACV, from the coding sequence ATGCGGATTATCGTGCAGAAATACGGCGGAACGTCGGTCAAGGGGCTGGAGCGCATGCGTCTGGTCCTGGCCCGGGTGCAAAAGGCCCACGCCCTTGGCTACAAGCTGGTGGTGGCCCTTTCGGCCATGTCCGGCGAGACCAACCGGCTTTTGGCCCAGGCCCGGGAATTTTCCGCCGATCCCGACCCGGCTGAACTCGACGTGCTGGTCACCACCGGCGAGCAGGCCTCGGTCGCTCTTTTCACCATGTTGGCCAAGGATGCCGGGCTGCGCGCCCGCTCGCTCCTGGGCCACCAGATTCCCATCACCACCAATTCGAATTTCACCCGGGCCCGGATCATGGAAATCGACGCCCCCCGCCTGCACGCCATGCTCGAAGGCTACGACGTGCTGGTGGTGGCGGGTTTCCAGGGCGTGGACTGCCACGGCCGCGTCACCACGCTCGGCCGGGGCGGCTCGGACACCACGGGCGTGGCCCTGGCCGCGGCGCTCGAGGCCGAGGTCTGCGAGATCTACACCGACGTCAACGGCGTCTACACCACCGATCCCAACCTGTGCTCGGCGGCCCGCAAGCTCGAACGCATCTCCTATGACGAGATGCTGGAATTTTCGAGCCAGGGGGCCAAGGTTCTGCAGATCCGCTCGGTGGAGCTGGCCAAGAAATTCAATGTCCCGGTCCGGGTGCGCTCGACCTTCACCGACGATCCCGGCACGCTGGTCACTTCGGAGGATACGGAAATGGAAGACGTCCTGGTTTCGGGCATCGCCTACGACAAGGACCAGTGCCGCATCACGGTGCGCAACGTCAAAGACACCCCCGGGGTCGCGGCCGCCATCTTCGCCCCCATCGCCGAGGCCGGCATCCTGGTCGACATGATCATCCAGAACACCGGGCGCGACGGTCACACGGACATGACCTTCACCGTCTCCCGGGCCAACCTCGACAAGACGCTGGCCATCCTCGACCATATGCGTCCCGAGATCGGCGCCGACGACATCCAGCACGACATCCACGTGTGCAAGGTGTCGGTCATCGGCGTCGGCATGCGCAGCCATTCCGGGGTCGCCTCCACGATGTTCACCCTGCTCAAAAAGGAAAACATCAACATTCTCATGATCGCCACCTCGGAAATCAAGATCACCTGTCTGATCGAGGAAAAATACCTCGAGCTGGCCGTGCGCACCCTGCACGACGCCTTCGGGCTGGGCGAAGGCCCGGCCGTGGCCTGCGTCTAG
- a CDS encoding holo-[acyl-carrier-protein] synthase, whose amino-acid sequence MILGLGIDLVELARIESAIERFGERFLARILTPAEQAALPPRPVARAAGLFAAKEAAVKALGTGFSQGVGFQHLQILPDALGRPTLTLTGPALTRAQALGATAWHVSITHERATAAAVVVLEGR is encoded by the coding sequence GTGATCCTCGGCCTCGGCATCGATCTGGTGGAACTGGCCCGCATCGAGTCGGCCATCGAGCGGTTCGGCGAGCGGTTCCTGGCCCGCATCCTCACCCCGGCCGAACAGGCCGCCCTGCCGCCGCGTCCCGTGGCCAGGGCGGCCGGTCTGTTCGCGGCCAAGGAAGCGGCCGTCAAGGCGCTCGGCACCGGCTTTTCCCAGGGCGTCGGCTTTCAACACCTGCAAATCCTCCCCGATGCCCTGGGACGCCCGACCCTGACCCTGACCGGCCCCGCCTTGACCCGCGCCCAGGCCCTCGGCGCGACCGCCTGGCACGTCAGCATCACCCACGAACGCGCCACTGCCGCCGCCGTGGTGGTGCTGGAAGGGAGGTGA
- a CDS encoding citrate/2-methylcitrate synthase produces MTAPDSATLTYEGKSVSLPVINGEHVEKALDVRKLRAQTGWITLDPGYANTAVCKSAITHIDGEKGVVLFRGYDLEELTQKSTFVETAMLVMFGELPTSAEREAFRVMLRDQELLHEDLLSHLDGFPPNGHPMAILSAMINAMGSYYPELYDISSQDDFRLAAAKIMSKVRTIAAFSFRKSQGMPLNYPNPKLDYCRNFLHMMFSVPFWIYEAPDPIVRALSIFMMCHADQALDTSCATVRMVGSSQANLFASVSAGICALWGRHHGGASSAAIRMFEDVVAGRTTVTRILEAAKARSGRLMGFGQRVFHVEDPRARIIKATYEKLIATGYAKCDAFHDIAQEIEERAGEDEYFASRHLLPNTNFYSSLLLRAINFPPNMYPVITAIGNMPGWIAHWKEETHSPDQRIQRPRQIYIGRKRHSYTTMEKR; encoded by the coding sequence ATGACCGCACCCGACTCCGCCACCCTGACGTACGAAGGCAAAAGCGTCTCCCTGCCCGTTATCAATGGCGAACACGTGGAAAAAGCGCTGGACGTGCGCAAGCTGCGCGCCCAGACGGGCTGGATCACCCTTGACCCCGGCTACGCCAATACGGCCGTGTGCAAAAGCGCCATCACCCATATCGACGGAGAAAAGGGCGTGGTGCTCTTTCGCGGCTACGATCTGGAGGAGTTGACCCAAAAGTCCACGTTCGTGGAAACGGCCATGCTGGTCATGTTCGGCGAGCTGCCGACCAGCGCGGAACGCGAGGCCTTTCGCGTCATGCTGCGCGACCAGGAGCTGTTGCACGAGGACCTGCTCAGCCACCTGGACGGCTTTCCGCCAAACGGCCACCCCATGGCCATCCTCTCGGCCATGATCAATGCCATGGGCAGCTATTACCCCGAGCTTTACGACATCAGCTCCCAGGACGACTTTCGCCTGGCCGCGGCCAAGATCATGAGCAAGGTGCGCACCATCGCCGCCTTCAGCTTCCGCAAGTCCCAGGGGATGCCGCTCAACTACCCCAATCCGAAACTGGATTACTGCCGCAATTTCCTGCACATGATGTTCTCCGTGCCGTTTTGGATCTACGAGGCTCCGGACCCCATCGTGCGGGCCTTAAGCATCTTCATGATGTGCCACGCCGACCAGGCCCTCGACACCTCCTGCGCCACGGTGCGCATGGTGGGCTCGAGCCAGGCGAACCTCTTCGCCTCGGTCTCCGCCGGCATCTGCGCCCTGTGGGGACGCCACCACGGCGGGGCCAGCTCGGCCGCCATCCGCATGTTCGAGGACGTGGTGGCCGGGCGCACGACGGTGACCCGCATTCTCGAAGCGGCCAAGGCCCGCTCCGGCCGGCTCATGGGCTTCGGCCAGCGGGTCTTCCACGTCGAGGACCCCCGGGCCCGCATCATCAAGGCGACCTACGAAAAGCTCATCGCCACCGGTTACGCCAAGTGCGACGCCTTCCACGACATCGCCCAGGAAATCGAGGAACGGGCCGGCGAGGACGAATACTTCGCCTCCCGCCATTTGCTCCCCAACACCAATTTCTATTCAAGCCTGCTGCTTCGGGCCATCAACTTCCCGCCCAACATGTACCCGGTCATCACGGCCATAGGGAACATGCCGGGCTGGATCGCCCACTGGAAGGAAGAAACCCACTCGCCCGACCAACGCATCCAACGGCCGCGCCAGATTTACATCGGCCGCAAACGCCACTCCTACACGACCATGGAGAAACGTTAG
- a CDS encoding mechanosensitive ion channel family protein, whose protein sequence is MPRILRLCIAILALSLGLAMPCLPDGVFARDALAGPANGAKQSADKSDKSAKDDAADASDASQPKDWQVLLSIHQDALVQQAVRFKSLEGLLPQNVRHFRTALSDLQSKLDALNLIISISGGNPWEMRAVLNDMGRLRQNAQALIDPFANSRDEIDKIATRLDSLKEEFSKHLSDGQDQALTDAITYYLNYIKGVRASLAKVRSALEKQLGPAKDFLESLSENEKALKARLPKAWKHYYFTPVGDVSSLTAWSETFASIQLWLRSNTSMVQSLIGGADSSRTLAALVRIAIGFFVLGLADFMAALRLRRRYPDFRELKQARRIWLMVGLGCLFNWVAGDAPLLLHEFLNALAEISLAAALVAFAEMLARAASPEGKGKPAVHLRRLWLFFSMGLLLQIGALPDVLMTAVWMALLLAFFLYERKKPAARTGPSHLAGSFTPALYIILCLMTAMGWQHLSVLALAGWFLFLAAIETGSGLSRLVAKWQDKAAREGAPIVTRAVVSGLGFPLIFLSLFFLVLYWFSTELGGQEVFAATVSFAVDIGNLRLSVGGLAMVLTGFFVTRSTVYVAKSFIRDLPRLQPGVDPGVRDVLDTTSTYLLWGLYALISLFLLGFSFTSLAVVAGGLSVGIGFGLQNIVNNFIAGLILLFGRSIQAGDVIQIDTIWGKVSKVNIRNTVVKTFQNATLFVPNSDLISGKLINWTHRDATMRRDITVGVAYGSDTGKVRDILIEVARAHPHVLQNPSPSVQFSAFGDSSLDFLLMVWVDNVAYGMDTESDIRFSIDRRFREESIEIPFPQCDVRIVREQAPAPGKTPPGDA, encoded by the coding sequence ATGCCCCGTATCCTTCGACTGTGCATCGCCATCCTGGCGCTTTCGCTCGGCCTTGCCATGCCCTGTCTCCCGGACGGCGTATTTGCCCGTGACGCCCTGGCCGGCCCGGCCAACGGAGCCAAGCAGTCGGCCGACAAGTCGGACAAGTCCGCCAAAGACGACGCCGCGGACGCTTCGGACGCCTCGCAGCCCAAGGACTGGCAGGTGCTGCTGTCCATCCATCAGGACGCCTTGGTCCAGCAGGCGGTGCGGTTCAAGTCCCTGGAAGGACTTTTGCCCCAGAATGTGCGGCACTTCAGGACCGCGCTGTCCGACCTGCAAAGCAAGCTCGACGCGCTCAACCTCATCATCTCGATTTCCGGGGGCAACCCCTGGGAAATGCGAGCCGTGCTCAACGACATGGGGCGCTTGCGCCAAAACGCCCAGGCGCTCATCGACCCCTTTGCCAACAGCCGGGATGAAATCGACAAGATCGCCACCCGCCTCGACTCCCTCAAGGAAGAATTCAGCAAGCATCTCTCCGATGGCCAGGATCAGGCCCTTACCGACGCCATCACGTACTACCTCAACTACATCAAGGGCGTGCGGGCAAGCCTGGCCAAGGTTCGCTCGGCCCTGGAAAAGCAACTCGGCCCGGCCAAGGATTTCCTCGAATCCCTGTCGGAGAATGAGAAGGCCCTCAAGGCCAGGCTCCCCAAGGCCTGGAAACACTATTATTTCACGCCTGTAGGCGATGTTTCGTCCCTGACCGCCTGGTCCGAGACCTTTGCCAGCATCCAGCTGTGGCTGCGCTCCAACACGTCCATGGTCCAGTCCCTGATCGGCGGCGCGGATTCCAGCCGCACCTTGGCCGCCTTGGTCAGAATCGCCATCGGTTTTTTCGTCCTGGGGTTGGCCGATTTCATGGCCGCCTTGCGCCTGCGCCGCCGCTACCCGGATTTCAGGGAACTCAAGCAGGCGCGCCGCATCTGGCTCATGGTCGGCCTGGGCTGCCTTTTCAACTGGGTGGCCGGGGACGCGCCGCTTCTGCTTCATGAATTTCTCAATGCCCTGGCCGAGATATCCCTGGCCGCCGCCCTGGTCGCCTTTGCCGAGATGCTTGCCCGGGCCGCCTCCCCGGAGGGCAAGGGCAAGCCGGCCGTGCATCTGCGCCGGTTGTGGCTGTTTTTTTCCATGGGCTTGCTCCTCCAGATCGGCGCTTTGCCAGACGTGCTCATGACCGCGGTGTGGATGGCCTTGCTACTGGCGTTTTTCCTCTACGAGCGCAAAAAGCCCGCCGCCCGCACCGGACCGTCGCATCTGGCCGGCAGCTTCACTCCGGCCCTGTACATCATCCTGTGCCTGATGACCGCCATGGGCTGGCAGCATCTGTCGGTGCTGGCGCTGGCGGGATGGTTCCTATTTCTGGCCGCCATCGAAACCGGCTCGGGGTTGTCCCGACTGGTGGCCAAGTGGCAGGACAAGGCCGCCCGGGAAGGCGCGCCCATCGTCACCCGGGCGGTTGTGTCCGGGCTCGGGTTTCCGCTGATCTTCCTGTCCTTGTTTTTCCTCGTCCTCTACTGGTTCTCCACGGAGCTCGGCGGCCAGGAAGTCTTTGCCGCGACCGTGTCCTTCGCCGTGGACATCGGCAACCTGCGCTTGTCCGTCGGCGGGCTGGCGATGGTCCTCACCGGCTTTTTCGTGACCCGTTCCACGGTCTACGTGGCCAAATCCTTCATCCGCGACCTGCCGCGACTGCAGCCCGGGGTCGACCCGGGCGTGCGCGACGTGCTCGACACCACCTCCACCTATCTGCTGTGGGGATTATACGCGCTCATCTCGCTTTTTCTGCTCGGCTTTTCCTTCACGAGCCTGGCGGTGGTCGCCGGCGGCCTTTCCGTCGGCATCGGCTTTGGTCTGCAAAATATCGTCAACAACTTCATCGCCGGCCTGATCCTGCTCTTCGGTCGCTCCATCCAGGCCGGGGACGTCATCCAGATTGACACGATCTGGGGCAAGGTCAGCAAGGTCAACATCCGCAACACCGTGGTCAAGACTTTCCAGAACGCCACGCTGTTCGTGCCCAATTCCGACCTCATCTCCGGCAAGCTCATCAACTGGACCCACCGTGACGCCACCATGCGCCGGGACATCACCGTGGGCGTGGCTTACGGCTCCGACACAGGGAAGGTCCGCGATATCCTGATCGAGGTGGCCAGAGCCCACCCACACGTGCTGCAAAACCCCAGTCCCTCCGTGCAGTTTTCGGCCTTCGGCGACAGTTCGCTCGACTTCCTGCTCATGGTCTGGGTCGACAACGTCGCCTATGGCATGGATACCGAGTCGGACATCCGCTTCAGCATCGACCGTCGTTTTCGCGAGGAGTCCATCGAAATTCCCTTTCCCCAATGCGATGTGCGCATCGTCCGGGAACAGGCCCCAGCTCCCGGCAAAACGCCGCCTGGGGACGCCTGA
- the tsaE gene encoding tRNA (adenosine(37)-N6)-threonylcarbamoyltransferase complex ATPase subunit type 1 TsaE, which yields MDAGSQPLTLSLPDTEATLALGRKLAVLASDPATRAALLLRGGLGSGKTTLVRGMVTALPGGDAAEVASPSFNIVNVYPTTPETFHVDLYRIAGGDPCVDEHLETAADQDALVVVEWAEYLARAAQPADRLEIDWLPAESGRRCRITAAGERGRAALAALARSLAT from the coding sequence ATGGACGCTGGATCGCAGCCGCTGACCCTGTCCCTGCCCGATACGGAAGCGACGCTGGCGCTCGGCCGGAAACTGGCCGTTTTGGCTTCCGATCCAGCGACACGGGCGGCTTTGCTCTTGCGCGGCGGACTCGGTTCGGGCAAAACCACGCTCGTCCGGGGAATGGTGACCGCCCTGCCGGGCGGCGACGCGGCGGAAGTGGCCAGTCCGAGCTTCAACATCGTCAACGTCTATCCCACGACCCCCGAGACCTTCCACGTGGATTTGTACCGGATCGCCGGCGGCGACCCCTGCGTGGACGAACATCTGGAGACGGCCGCGGACCAGGATGCCCTGGTGGTCGTGGAGTGGGCCGAATACCTCGCCCGGGCGGCCCAGCCCGCCGACCGCCTGGAAATCGACTGGCTCCCGGCCGAATCGGGACGGCGCTGCCGGATCACCGCCGCCGGAGAGCGCGGCCGGGCGGCTTTGGCGGCCCTGGCCCGATCCCTCGCCACGTAA
- a CDS encoding UDP-glucose dehydrogenase family protein — protein MNLCIVGTGYVGLVSAACFAEMGNDVCCVDINPTIVENLRQGKIHIYEPGLDELVKRNVAEGRLRFTTKVSEGMENALFVFITVGTPPREDGSCDLSFVYQVARDIGSSMTDYKIVVDKSTVPVGTADEVRKFIGEELKKRGETIEFDVVSNPEFLKEGDAINDFFKPDRVVVGTDNVRTGELLKALYAPYARSREKVIVMNVRSAEMTKYAANCMLATKISFINEVANICEKVGADVREVRMGIGSDHRIGYQFIYPGMGYGGSCFPKDVKALIDTARQYKFEPQLLASVDDVNKRQKHTLTKKIEAYFEPQGGLKGKTLALWGLAFKANTDDVREASAFELIKDVTAKGMKVVAFDPVAGPNTREQFKDNNLLTVVDEQYAALEGADCLAVVTEWNQFRNPDFGRIKKMIKEPLIFDGRNLYSPQLLADLGMVYFCIGRPAPKI, from the coding sequence ATGAATCTTTGTATTGTAGGCACCGGTTACGTCGGCTTGGTGAGCGCCGCCTGTTTCGCCGAAATGGGCAATGACGTCTGCTGCGTGGACATCAACCCCACCATTGTCGAAAACCTGCGCCAGGGCAAAATTCACATCTACGAGCCGGGTCTTGACGAGCTGGTCAAGCGCAACGTGGCCGAGGGCCGCCTGCGTTTCACCACCAAGGTATCCGAGGGCATGGAGAATGCCCTGTTCGTGTTCATCACCGTGGGCACGCCCCCCCGCGAGGACGGTTCGTGCGATCTGTCCTTCGTCTACCAGGTGGCCCGGGACATTGGCTCCAGCATGACCGATTACAAGATCGTGGTCGACAAATCCACGGTCCCGGTCGGCACGGCCGACGAAGTGCGCAAGTTCATCGGCGAGGAACTGAAAAAGCGCGGCGAGACCATCGAGTTCGACGTGGTCTCCAACCCCGAGTTTCTCAAGGAAGGCGACGCGATCAATGACTTCTTCAAGCCCGACCGGGTGGTCGTGGGCACGGACAACGTGCGCACGGGCGAGTTGTTGAAGGCCCTGTACGCCCCCTACGCCCGCAGCCGCGAGAAGGTCATCGTCATGAACGTGCGTTCGGCCGAGATGACCAAGTACGCCGCCAACTGCATGCTGGCCACCAAGATTTCCTTCATCAACGAAGTGGCCAACATCTGCGAGAAGGTCGGGGCCGACGTGCGCGAAGTGCGCATGGGCATCGGTTCGGACCACCGCATCGGCTACCAGTTCATCTACCCGGGCATGGGCTACGGCGGCTCCTGCTTCCCCAAGGATGTCAAGGCGCTGATCGACACCGCCCGCCAGTACAAGTTCGAGCCCCAGCTGCTGGCTTCCGTCGACGACGTCAACAAGCGCCAGAAGCACACCCTGACCAAGAAGATCGAGGCCTATTTCGAGCCCCAGGGCGGACTCAAGGGCAAGACCCTGGCCTTGTGGGGCCTGGCCTTCAAGGCCAACACCGACGACGTGCGCGAGGCGTCGGCCTTCGAGCTCATCAAGGACGTCACGGCCAAGGGCATGAAGGTCGTGGCCTTCGACCCGGTCGCCGGCCCGAACACCCGTGAGCAGTTCAAGGACAACAACCTGCTGACCGTGGTCGACGAGCAGTACGCCGCCCTGGAAGGGGCCGACTGTCTGGCCGTGGTTACGGAATGGAACCAGTTCCGCAATCCGGATTTCGGCCGCATCAAGAAGATGATTAAGGAGCCGCTGATCTTCGACGGCCGCAACCTGTATTCCCCGCAGCTTCTGGCCGACCTCGGCATGGTGTACTTCTGCATCGGCCGTCCGGCGCCGAAGATCTAA
- a CDS encoding bactofilin family protein, producing MFGRSSKKMPRHEAISAFLGAGTQYHGQFNFQGVVRIDGGVIGDIISDGTLVLGEQGYVEGRIKVAELVSSGRIVGDVEASRRATLFVRSSLSGNLLAPIVVIEEGAILNGLVRMALPVNPALEVGEEPRQALAAGDDAT from the coding sequence ATGTTCGGACGTTCCAGCAAAAAAATGCCCCGCCATGAGGCCATTTCCGCCTTTCTCGGCGCGGGCACCCAATACCACGGCCAGTTCAATTTTCAGGGCGTCGTACGCATCGACGGCGGCGTCATCGGCGACATCATCTCCGACGGCACCCTTGTGCTCGGCGAACAAGGCTATGTGGAAGGCCGCATCAAGGTGGCCGAACTGGTCTCGAGCGGCCGCATCGTCGGCGATGTGGAAGCCTCCAGGCGCGCCACCCTTTTTGTCCGCTCGAGCCTGAGCGGCAACCTGCTGGCCCCGATCGTGGTCATCGAGGAAGGCGCGATCCTCAACGGCCTCGTGCGTATGGCCCTCCCCGTAAACCCCGCCCTCGAAGTGGGCGAGGAGCCGCGCCAAGCCCTGGCCGCCGGGGATGACGCCACGTAA
- a CDS encoding bifunctional ADP-dependent NAD(P)H-hydrate dehydratase/NAD(P)H-hydrate epimerase: MLDGRYFDPLPTPQEIAGWDAASVAECGMSFLALMENASREAMHALVGEVGEVRGKTVLLLAGPGNNGGDAVALARHLDGLGAKVTIALVRPRGRYKGAAGFNARLAARLGLPMIPLAKADLSGANGPDIIVDGLLGTGFTGELRPDLREVVEAVNRLAGQSYIFALDIPSGLSGATGVASPVAVTADATVTFEAAKTGLVAPQAAPYVGRLLVRPIGIPRPVRENHPCRAWRMTPRLADALPALDPLLHKGSAGRAVVVGGSRGLTGAPLLAGLGALRAGAGLVSVACPGAVEIALKAGHPDVMTLPVGAGDHFGPDDARAVRDFVSTAGAVALGPGLGRHPDTGAFLRALLPLPSRLVLDADGLFFLATDPELKEKIGSEVVITPHPGEAARLLGTDIPAVEADRLESARALAATYGCVAVLKGPATVVAAPDGSAAVSPVVAPNLAVGGSGDVLSGLAAALACSPLSPLLAACIAVYWHGLAGARLAALYPRRGNLASEIADMLPRALTE, encoded by the coding sequence ATGCTCGATGGTCGCTACTTCGATCCGTTGCCGACGCCGCAGGAGATTGCCGGTTGGGATGCCGCCAGTGTTGCCGAGTGCGGCATGTCGTTTCTGGCGCTGATGGAAAACGCCAGTCGCGAGGCCATGCACGCGCTGGTCGGCGAAGTCGGTGAGGTGCGCGGCAAGACGGTGCTCTTGTTGGCCGGTCCGGGCAACAACGGCGGCGACGCCGTGGCCTTGGCGCGTCATCTGGACGGCCTGGGGGCCAAGGTGACCATCGCGTTGGTCCGGCCACGCGGGCGCTACAAGGGCGCGGCCGGGTTCAACGCCCGGCTCGCGGCGAGGCTCGGCCTGCCCATGATCCCGTTGGCCAAAGCCGATCTTTCGGGCGCGAACGGGCCGGACATCATTGTCGACGGCCTGCTCGGCACCGGATTTACGGGCGAACTGCGGCCGGATTTGCGCGAGGTGGTGGAGGCGGTCAACCGGCTGGCCGGCCAGTCGTACATTTTCGCCCTGGACATCCCGTCCGGGCTTTCCGGGGCGACCGGAGTGGCCTCGCCCGTGGCCGTGACCGCCGACGCCACGGTGACCTTCGAGGCGGCCAAGACCGGGCTGGTCGCGCCCCAGGCCGCGCCCTACGTGGGCAGGCTGCTGGTGCGCCCGATCGGCATCCCCCGCCCCGTCAGGGAAAACCATCCGTGCCGGGCCTGGCGCATGACGCCGCGTCTGGCGGACGCCTTGCCGGCCCTCGATCCGCTCTTGCACAAGGGCTCGGCCGGCCGGGCGGTCGTGGTCGGCGGCAGCCGGGGACTGACCGGCGCGCCGCTTTTGGCCGGGCTTGGGGCGCTTCGGGCCGGGGCGGGGCTCGTCAGCGTGGCCTGTCCGGGCGCGGTGGAAATCGCGCTCAAGGCCGGCCATCCCGACGTCATGACCCTGCCCGTGGGCGCGGGCGACCATTTCGGCCCCGACGACGCGAGGGCGGTGCGCGACTTCGTGTCCACGGCCGGCGCGGTGGCCTTGGGGCCGGGCCTTGGCCGTCATCCGGACACCGGGGCGTTCCTGCGCGCCCTTTTGCCGCTGCCCTCCCGGCTGGTCCTCGACGCCGACGGCCTCTTTTTCCTGGCAACTGATCCGGAGCTGAAGGAAAAAATCGGGTCTGAGGTTGTCATCACGCCCCATCCCGGCGAGGCGGCGAGGCTTCTCGGCACGGATATCCCGGCTGTGGAGGCCGACCGGCTGGAGTCCGCCCGAGCCCTGGCCGCGACCTACGGCTGCGTGGCCGTGCTCAAGGGGCCGGCGACGGTGGTGGCCGCGCCGGACGGGTCGGCGGCTGTAAGCCCGGTCGTCGCGCCCAATCTGGCCGTTGGCGGCTCGGGCGACGTGCTCTCCGGACTTGCCGCGGCGCTTGCCTGCTCCCCGCTTTCCCCCTTGCTTGCCGCCTGCATTGCGGTGTATTGGCATGGACTTGCCGGCGCGCGCCTTGCCGCCTTGTACCCCAGACGGGGCAATCTGGCCTCGGAAATCGCCGATATGCTGCCCCGGGCCCTCACGGAGTGA
- a CDS encoding CBS domain-containing protein produces MLKAKDMMTSDVVTITEDTEISAAAKLLLEKGFNGMPVLNAAGKLTGILCQADLVAQQKKLSLPSVFSLLDGFIPLGSMKDLDREVEKMSALTAVHAMSRNPATVSPETGIDEVASLMTDKGYHTIPVTDAQGKVVGIIGMSDVLGTLVDKK; encoded by the coding sequence ATGCTTAAAGCCAAGGACATGATGACCAGCGATGTCGTCACCATCACCGAAGACACGGAAATAAGCGCTGCGGCCAAACTTCTCCTCGAGAAGGGATTTAACGGCATGCCGGTCCTTAATGCCGCCGGCAAGCTGACCGGCATTCTCTGTCAGGCCGACCTTGTCGCCCAGCAGAAGAAACTGTCGCTGCCCTCGGTCTTTTCGCTCCTCGACGGCTTCATTCCGCTCGGGTCCATGAAGGACCTCGACCGGGAAGTGGAGAAAATGTCGGCGCTGACCGCCGTCCACGCCATGTCGCGCAATCCCGCCACCGTTTCGCCGGAGACCGGCATCGACGAGGTCGCGTCGCTTATGACCGACAAGGGCTACCACACCATTCCGGTAACGGACGCCCAGGGAAAGGTGGTCGGCATTATCGGCATGAGCGACGTTCTCGGCACGCTGGTGGACAAGAAATAG
- a CDS encoding pyridoxine 5'-phosphate synthase, which yields MPLLAVNVDHVATVRQARLGQSPDPVAAAAMAELAGARAIIVHLREDRRHIQDRDVRLLRQTIKTRLHLEMAATDEMRGIALELKPDMVCLVPEKRRELTTEGGLGVAGREKELAAFVDELAEAGIPTSLFIDPDPRQIDASVDVGAAYVELHTGAYSDATTRETRQAELDRLLAAIPQARRAGLGVNLGHGLDYDNIYAFKGTSGISEYSIGHSIIARAIMTGITEAVSTMAAIVAGFPD from the coding sequence ATGCCCCTGCTCGCGGTCAATGTCGACCATGTGGCCACCGTGCGCCAGGCGCGCCTGGGCCAAAGCCCCGATCCCGTCGCCGCCGCCGCCATGGCCGAACTCGCCGGCGCGAGGGCCATCATCGTCCACCTTCGCGAAGACCGCCGCCATATCCAGGACCGGGACGTGCGCCTTTTGCGCCAGACCATAAAAACCCGCCTGCACCTGGAGATGGCCGCCACCGACGAGATGCGCGGCATCGCCTTGGAACTGAAGCCCGACATGGTCTGCCTGGTGCCGGAAAAACGCCGGGAACTGACCACCGAGGGCGGCCTCGGCGTGGCCGGCCGGGAAAAGGAACTGGCCGCCTTCGTCGACGAACTGGCGGAGGCCGGCATCCCCACCAGCCTTTTCATCGATCCCGATCCGCGCCAGATCGACGCCTCCGTCGACGTGGGCGCGGCCTATGTCGAACTGCACACCGGGGCCTACTCCGACGCCACGACGCGGGAAACCCGGCAAGCCGAGCTGGACCGCCTGCTGGCCGCCATTCCCCAGGCCCGCCGGGCCGGACTCGGCGTCAACCTCGGGCACGGCCTCGACTACGACAATATATATGCCTTCAAAGGCACAAGCGGCATCAGCGAATATTCCATCGGCCACAGCATCATCGCCCGCGCCATCATGACCGGCATCACCGAGGCCGTCTCCACCATGGCCGCCATCGTCGCCGGCTTCCCCGACTGA